Proteins encoded by one window of Streptomyces sp. ALI-76-A:
- a CDS encoding NUDIX domain-containing protein: MATPDFIRSLRTSIGHESLWLPGVSAVVLDDEGRVLLNRRSDTRKWSLIGGIPEPGEQPATCAVREVEEETGVRCEVERVIAVQALRPVTYENGDVCQYMDINFRCRAVDGEARVNDDESLEVGWFAVDALPELNEFALLRIKQALSDDPTWFEPTSVE, encoded by the coding sequence ATGGCTACTCCTGACTTCATCCGTTCACTGCGGACGTCCATCGGCCACGAGTCGCTGTGGCTGCCCGGCGTCAGCGCCGTCGTACTCGACGACGAGGGCAGAGTGCTGCTCAACCGGCGCTCCGACACCCGCAAATGGTCGCTGATCGGGGGTATCCCCGAACCGGGCGAGCAGCCGGCGACCTGCGCCGTGCGGGAGGTCGAGGAGGAGACAGGGGTGCGCTGCGAGGTGGAGCGGGTGATCGCCGTCCAGGCGCTCCGACCCGTCACCTACGAGAACGGCGACGTGTGCCAGTACATGGACATCAACTTCCGCTGCCGGGCCGTCGACGGGGAGGCGCGGGTCAACGACGACGAGTCGCTGGAGGTGGGCTGGTTCGCCGTGGACGCCCTGCCCGAGCTCAACGAGTTCGCGTTGCTGCGGATCAAACAGGCCCTGTCGGACGACCCCACATGGTTCGAACCTACGAGTGTCGAGTGA
- the lnt gene encoding apolipoprotein N-acyltransferase yields the protein MTVTATSVDESDQVRPPSASVSRGARLLRLVPFAAAALSGVLLYVSFPPRSLWWLALPAFAVLGWVLRGRGWKAGLGLGYLFGLGFLLPLLVWTGVEVGPGPWLALVVIEAVFVALVGAGVAAVSKLPGWPVWAAAVWIAGEAARARAPFNGFPWGKIAFGQADGVFLPLAAVGGTPVLGFAVVLCGFGLCEVVRLALAARRTQAVRRSAAAVALLSVAVPVLGAVAARPLVSDEAEDGSVTVALIQGNVPRAGLDFNAQRRAVLDYHARETLRLAAEVKAGKVAQPDFVLWPENSSDIDPFANPDARAVIDEAAQAIGVPISVGGVVGRDGRLYNEQILWDPVEGPVDTYDKRQIQPFGEYLPLRSLIGAINSEWTSMVRQDFSRGSEPGVFTMDGAKVGLVTCYEAAFDWAVRSEVTDGAQLISVPSNNATFDRSEMTYQQLAMSRVRAVEHSRTVTVPVTSGVSAIIMPGGRITQRTGMFVADSLVQKVPLRSSQTPATRLGIAPEIALVLVAAGGLGWAIGAGLRARRAGDV from the coding sequence GTGACCGTCACCGCAACCTCTGTGGACGAGTCGGACCAGGTGAGGCCGCCGAGCGCGTCCGTATCGCGCGGGGCGCGGCTCCTGCGACTGGTTCCGTTCGCCGCCGCCGCGCTCTCCGGAGTGCTGCTCTACGTCAGTTTCCCGCCCCGCTCCCTGTGGTGGCTGGCCCTGCCGGCCTTCGCCGTCCTCGGGTGGGTGCTGCGCGGGCGCGGCTGGAAGGCGGGCCTCGGTCTCGGCTACCTCTTCGGTCTCGGCTTCCTGCTGCCGCTGCTGGTGTGGACCGGCGTGGAGGTCGGCCCGGGGCCCTGGCTGGCGCTGGTCGTCATCGAGGCGGTCTTCGTGGCCCTGGTCGGCGCGGGCGTCGCCGCGGTCTCGAAGCTGCCCGGCTGGCCGGTGTGGGCGGCGGCTGTGTGGATCGCCGGAGAGGCGGCACGCGCGCGTGCGCCCTTCAACGGCTTCCCCTGGGGCAAGATCGCGTTCGGGCAGGCGGACGGCGTCTTCCTGCCGCTCGCCGCGGTGGGCGGCACCCCGGTCCTCGGTTTCGCCGTCGTCCTGTGCGGCTTCGGCCTCTGCGAGGTCGTGCGGCTGGCCCTTGCGGCACGGCGCACCCAGGCCGTACGGCGGTCGGCGGCGGCCGTCGCCCTGCTGAGCGTGGCGGTGCCCGTGCTGGGCGCGGTGGCCGCCCGGCCGCTGGTGAGCGACGAGGCCGAGGACGGCAGCGTGACCGTCGCGCTCATCCAGGGCAATGTGCCCCGCGCCGGTCTGGACTTCAACGCCCAGCGGCGGGCCGTCCTCGACTACCACGCGCGGGAGACGCTGCGGCTGGCCGCCGAGGTCAAGGCCGGCAAGGTCGCCCAGCCCGACTTCGTGCTGTGGCCCGAGAACTCCTCCGACATCGACCCGTTCGCCAACCCCGACGCGCGCGCCGTCATCGACGAGGCGGCCCAGGCGATCGGCGTGCCCATCTCGGTCGGCGGTGTCGTCGGGCGCGACGGCAGGCTCTACAACGAGCAGATCCTGTGGGACCCGGTCGAGGGCCCCGTCGACACCTACGACAAGCGGCAGATCCAGCCCTTCGGCGAGTACCTCCCGCTGCGCTCGCTCATCGGCGCGATCAACAGCGAGTGGACCTCCATGGTCCGCCAGGACTTCAGCCGGGGCAGCGAGCCGGGCGTGTTCACCATGGACGGCGCCAAGGTCGGTCTGGTCACCTGCTACGAGGCCGCCTTCGACTGGGCCGTGCGCTCCGAGGTCACCGACGGTGCCCAGCTGATCTCCGTGCCCAGCAACAACGCCACCTTCGACCGCAGCGAGATGACCTACCAGCAGCTCGCCATGTCCCGGGTGCGCGCGGTCGAGCACAGCCGGACCGTCACCGTCCCGGTGACCAGCGGCGTCAGCGCGATCATCATGCCGGGCGGGCGGATCACACAGCGGACCGGCATGTTCGTGGCCGACTCGCTGGTCCAGAAGGTCCCGCTGCGCTCCTCGCAGACGCCCGCCACCCGGCTGGGCATCGCGCCGGAGATCGCTCTGGTGCTGGTCGCCGCGGGCGGACTGGGCTGGGCCATCGGCGCCGGCCTGCGCGCCCGGCGCGCCGGTGACGTGTAG